From the Mus musculus strain C57BL/6J chromosome 10, GRCm38.p6 C57BL/6J genome, the window GCTATTTAAGCTAATAGGGGCTATTGGGATGAAGGCACAACATTGGCCGGGGCCAGGGTGCTGGGGATGCCTCACGTGCTTAAGGAGGAGTTCCCAGTGCTGCTggacttaaaagagaaaaaggaagtttaACCGGGCTACTGGGCTAAGTGACCTCCTGGGCCGGGGTGGGGGTGCCCAAAGATGGGGATGCGGGGCTATGTGGGACAGGAAGGCTCCGTGGCAGGTGGGGACCGATTGTACTCCTGCAGATCTCAGGACTCCACAAACCTAAAATGAAAAGGCTAGTTATGTGCTTTTCAGTGTCTCTAGGCTCTTTTCTCTACTACTCCAAGTGTTGGTACGAAGTTCCCATTTGcagctgaaggaaagaccatgttGGGATAAAGACGTGTCTGACGCACAGGCTAGCAGACACGGCTTTCAGTTGCTTCTTTAGGAGTGAGACCAAGGCACAGCAGTTTAAGGCAATCTCTTGGATCTCTTGTTTTCTGAACCACACCCAGTGCTCAGCTGGGAAGCTTCGtgtcccccttctcctcttcctgctaAACACTCTCAGCTCTACTTAAAATGTATCAGCACTGTATCTTgaaacacataacacacatttTAATCAAAATGAACTAAAACTCACATTGATTGAGGATTATATACTGGACTAGAAAGTGGGACACATTCCTGCAGGAAatatctgtttgagttcctgttgtGTTAAAACAACCTTTGGTTTTCCTGTTTGACTCCCTTCGATTCAAAGAAAGAccacaaatgttaaaaaaaaaaaaaaacacacatttgaATTAACACTTTAAAATGCAGTATAAGCACACGTGTTTCTTGTGAACTTATATCTGTGAAAAGAGGAAGGAGCAACCCCCAGGTTCCTGAAACGTGAGCCTTTGCATGCGTTTAGATGCTTTTCAGTCACTTAGGTGTTCTCAGTGCTAATGCACTGTAATGTCCCTTAACATTAAAAATGAATgtttaaataatttgaaattatatttacttCTCATGCAACATATGCCTTAAAGGAGGCTTTGTCTCCTGCATGCTAATTCCATGTTTGTGAGCGCTTCATTGTCTTTGTTATTGTCAATATCCGAACACTCATTATGAGGGAAAACCGACCACAGGGAGGGGCGAGGGGGGAATTAGAATCCTTCAAATGACTCAAAGAAACTAATAGAAATTTCAGAGCAAAGCAAAGACATTAAGGAGCACACCACTTTGGAAGAAATTAACAGATGGGTCCCCTGTGACTCAGCCCTAAAATGTACAGGCACTCTAAGAAGAAAATACTTCAGAGTAGCCTTTGAACCTAAGATCTCCTGCTGGGTGAATGATTATGGGACCTCGCTAGATTAGAGGGATTAGTTTTACCTCTGACCTTAAACCCTAGTCAGATTTCAAATCTCTGCTGTGACTGTTTTAACCTGCACCTGCCTCTTCAGAGAATAGATTAGTTGTTGATGAATCAGCCCTGAAGACTTTGCCACTCACAATAAGTTTTATTGCCTTACGAAACCAAGGATAAAAAAAGGCGTATATCAAGGGGTTCATAGCTGAATTGTAGTAAACACACCACACTAATATCTCATAGACGTACGCAGGAGTTATGAAGTTCATGTAAGCGTCAATAACCGCATCAATAATGTATGGCAGCCAGGACACGAGAAATGCAGCCATGGCGATCCCCAAGGTCTTGGcagccttcctctctcttttggcTACTCTTTCCTTATAGCTCTCAGAGGAGGCCTGAGCTTGGTTGGCTGTACCCTCTATCTTCCTAGCCTGATACTTTGCCACCAAAAATATCCGACCATatagaaacaccatgaccacagtgggcagaaagaacaaaaggaaacaaagtaaAACCCAATTTTGATTCAGTGGAGCCTGGCAGCCTCCCACACAGGTCAGAGCAACCACTAATTCCTCAATCCCTTCCTCATTGGCTCCCGtgtaaaagatggaaaagctgtATGTGACAGAAAAGAACCAAGAGAGAGCAATGCACAGTCCAGAAACCGATACAGTGAACTTGGTCGGATAGGTCAGTGGATCTGTAACTGCAATGTACCGGTCAATGGAGATGCAGCATAAATGAAACAGAGACGCAAAACAGAAGGAGGTGTCGAAACACGTGTGGAACTTACAGTAACTCTCCCCAAAGTACCAGCAGCTCTCCACAGAACGCACCGTGCTGAAGGGCATCACTGTCACCCCCACCAAGAAGTCAGCACAGGCCAGGGAGGCCACCAGGAAGTTCGTAGGCGTGTGCAGCTGTTTAAAGTGGAGGATGGCAATGATGACCAGTAAGTTCCCAAACACTGCCAGCAGGGCTCCCAAACCGAGGACCCCATAGAGGATGGCTCGAGGCCAGGGTGCGTAAGAGCTTTTAATGCAGGATCCGTTCACATTCT encodes:
- the Taar9 gene encoding trace amine-associated receptor 9; protein product: MTSDFSPEPPMELCYENVNGSCIKSSYAPWPRAILYGVLGLGALLAVFGNLLVIIAILHFKQLHTPTNFLVASLACADFLVGVTVMPFSTVRSVESCWYFGESYCKFHTCFDTSFCFASLFHLCCISIDRYIAVTDPLTYPTKFTVSVSGLCIALSWFFSVTYSFSIFYTGANEEGIEELVVALTCVGGCQAPLNQNWVLLCFLLFFLPTVVMVFLYGRIFLVAKYQARKIEGTANQAQASSESYKERVAKRERKAAKTLGIAMAAFLVSWLPYIIDAVIDAYMNFITPAYVYEILVWCVYYNSAMNPLIYAFFYPWFRKAIKLIVSGKVFRADSSTTNLFSEEAGAG